The proteins below are encoded in one region of Candidatus Babeliales bacterium:
- the rpmH gene encoding 50S ribosomal protein L34 produces MSLTVFKKSNLKRRRKHGFLKRMSTKDGRKIINRRRSSGRKRLAPSKY; encoded by the coding sequence ATGTCATTAACGGTTTTTAAAAAAAGTAATCTAAAACGTCGCAGAAAACATGGCTTTCTTAAAAGAATGAGCACAAAAGATGGTAGAAAAATCATCAATCGTCGCCGTTCTTCAGGTCGCAAACGTTTAGCG